From one Caldithrix abyssi DSM 13497 genomic stretch:
- a CDS encoding host-nuclease inhibitor Gam family protein, with translation MARKKVIIKSNLNTWDEVNEALRQIAEKQSYVDQAVAKYNEAEAKRRKALDEVVNPVKNEIAELENEIRLFCEENKDEFEKRKSRELANGVVGFRLGTPKAKSLKGFTWKAVLEIIKRTPFKKQYIRIKEDVNKEQIIQDYTTKKVDAETLRSLGVEVVQDETFWYEVKTASDADAA, from the coding sequence ATGGCACGCAAAAAAGTCATTATAAAAAGCAATCTAAATACCTGGGACGAGGTTAACGAAGCTTTGCGACAAATTGCTGAAAAACAGAGCTACGTTGACCAGGCAGTTGCAAAATATAACGAGGCTGAGGCTAAAAGACGCAAGGCGCTGGACGAGGTCGTTAATCCGGTAAAAAATGAAATTGCCGAACTGGAAAATGAAATCCGTTTGTTCTGCGAAGAAAACAAAGATGAATTCGAAAAACGCAAATCCAGAGAGCTGGCCAACGGCGTAGTAGGTTTCCGTTTAGGTACTCCTAAAGCCAAAAGCCTGAAAGGATTTACCTGGAAGGCGGTTTTAGAGATCATTAAACGCACGCCATTCAAAAAACAGTACATCCGCATTAAAGAAGACGTGAACAAAGAACAGATTATCCAGGATTATACCACGAAAAAAGTGGATGCCGAAACCTTGCGCAGTCTGGGCGTGGAAGTGGTGCAGGATGAAACATTCTGGTATGAAGTAAAAACAGCCAGCGACGCGGATGCTGCGTAA
- a CDS encoding helix-turn-helix transcriptional regulator encodes MQTKNVSEILERLKIAYNIKNDSRLADFLGVTRSTISTWKSRNSIDYDLVFAKCKNLNINWLLTGQGSMFLEPSPAGAVNDHTQEYQAKEQEIARLKKEIANLKEELKKIDKEDAADTLRLQALKNRIKELETENISLSNQIKLLKEIIIELKKA; translated from the coding sequence ATGCAAACAAAAAATGTATCTGAAATATTAGAACGTTTAAAAATTGCGTACAATATTAAAAATGATTCGCGCCTTGCTGACTTTTTGGGAGTTACTCGAAGTACTATATCAACATGGAAGTCAAGAAACAGTATTGATTATGATCTTGTGTTTGCAAAATGCAAAAACCTAAATATAAATTGGCTTCTCACCGGTCAGGGCAGCATGTTCCTGGAGCCATCGCCTGCCGGCGCGGTAAACGACCATACGCAAGAATATCAGGCTAAAGAGCAGGAAATAGCGCGCCTTAAAAAAGAAATAGCCAATTTAAAAGAAGAACTAAAAAAAATTGACAAAGAAGACGCTGCAGATACATTACGCCTTCAAGCTCTTAAAAATCGCATTAAAGAACTTGAAACTGAAAATATATCTCTTTCTAATCAGATTAAACTTTTGAAGGAAATTATTATTGAATTAAAGAAAGCGTGA
- a CDS encoding regulatory protein GemA, giving the protein MSPDVWTFRKLIEGQAMASKKQIKLIRALAAHHFYDDDDYHDWLFDQFGKKSTKELTGHEAHEAIQLLSFRKAPLRVDGGRHYSGSGRAGDGRHFLTQAQANKIGALEYALGWSGNPFRLIGFIKKQTGKNKTVEMLSRSEASKVIIGLEKLLEEERIGDYNHK; this is encoded by the coding sequence ATGAGTCCAGACGTCTGGACTTTTAGAAAATTGATTGAGGGGCAAGCAATGGCCAGTAAAAAGCAAATTAAGTTAATACGCGCGCTGGCGGCGCATCATTTTTACGATGATGATGATTATCACGATTGGCTTTTTGATCAATTCGGGAAAAAATCGACAAAAGAGCTAACCGGGCATGAGGCGCACGAGGCCATCCAGCTTTTAAGCTTCCGTAAAGCGCCCTTGCGCGTTGATGGCGGGCGGCATTATTCCGGCAGCGGGCGGGCCGGCGATGGACGCCATTTTTTAACGCAAGCGCAGGCTAATAAAATTGGCGCTCTGGAATATGCTTTAGGATGGTCTGGCAATCCGTTTCGGCTTATCGGATTTATCAAGAAGCAAACCGGAAAAAATAAAACGGTAGAAATGCTAAGCCGGAGCGAGGCGAGTAAGGTGATTATAGGTCTGGAGAAGTTGTTGGAAGAGGAGAGGATTGGCGATTACAATCATAAATAA
- a CDS encoding helix-turn-helix domain-containing protein: MPIKNLTLINQSEIARKLGISKAYVNMILHGKRKSDKYEQAIKELINKELGAHRAA; this comes from the coding sequence ATGCCCATTAAAAATTTGACCTTGATAAACCAGTCGGAAATAGCCAGAAAACTGGGTATTTCCAAAGCGTACGTAAATATGATCTTGCACGGCAAACGCAAGAGCGACAAGTACGAACAGGCTATCAAAGAACTTATAAATAAGGAATTGGGCGCCCATAGGGCCGCTTAA
- a CDS encoding AAA family ATPase — translation MKFRSSILAQFGVKPRDWRGSAFMRAANNILEGIEDGLFQAVIGEWGGGKKTLMAYVIDQLIKKGGHVVIYLKMLDDTRVTIGQIMNAMIAELSDGGERPYRDTFAKKMQLAKLLGIKVKGAEKRKVTVIIEQSQHLHGNTIRALKELRELSFLGETELFGVVLIGHKSLRGKIMALPDVADRVEFEILTEEYGWMNLECRKEYLKARFGKILSDAMREQVALVCKTPLQMDRFVYEKMKEVFLRGDARFKEEDFMLELKEMVKAHGLSYQRIAEATGYGKTTVARVINGEYYNPETIARVKNAIARLTKTTVNLAG, via the coding sequence ATGAAGTTCAGGTCAAGCATTCTGGCGCAATTTGGCGTAAAGCCCAGAGATTGGCGCGGTTCGGCTTTTATGAGGGCGGCCAATAATATTTTAGAAGGCATTGAAGACGGTCTTTTTCAGGCGGTAATCGGCGAATGGGGCGGCGGCAAAAAGACGCTGATGGCTTACGTGATCGATCAATTGATCAAAAAGGGCGGGCATGTGGTGATTTACCTGAAGATGCTGGACGATACGCGCGTAACCATCGGTCAGATCATGAACGCCATGATCGCGGAGCTTTCGGACGGTGGCGAACGGCCCTACCGCGACACGTTCGCCAAAAAGATGCAATTAGCAAAACTTTTAGGCATTAAGGTAAAGGGGGCTGAAAAGCGTAAGGTTACGGTGATTATCGAGCAGAGCCAGCACTTACACGGCAACACCATTCGCGCTTTAAAGGAACTGCGCGAGCTTTCGTTTTTAGGCGAAACGGAACTGTTTGGCGTTGTTTTGATTGGCCATAAGAGTTTGCGCGGTAAAATAATGGCCCTGCCAGATGTGGCGGATCGCGTGGAATTTGAAATTTTAACGGAGGAATACGGCTGGATGAATTTGGAGTGCAGAAAAGAATATTTAAAAGCTCGTTTTGGCAAAATATTAAGCGACGCAATGCGCGAACAGGTAGCTCTTGTGTGCAAAACGCCTTTGCAGATGGACCGCTTTGTTTATGAAAAGATGAAAGAAGTATTTTTGCGCGGCGACGCCCGGTTTAAGGAAGAAGATTTTATGTTAGAGCTTAAAGAAATGGTAAAAGCGCATGGCCTAAGCTACCAACGCATTGCGGAAGCGACCGGCTACGGAAAGACAACCGTGGCCAGAGTGATTAACGGCGAATACTACAATCCGGAAACCATTGCCCGCGTAAAGAATGCCATTGCCAGGCTGACCAAAACGACCGTAAACCTGGCTGGATAA
- a CDS encoding phage regulatory CII family protein, with translation MAHYTTIKELLYETIHRSKKTVPQIADEMGISANYLYRAGLPTDGSGVKFPLEFLVPLMKTTKNYNILKHLARLCGFILVKEPRFRGYRGDEIDLVDEYQEVTTKAVRLLKTFLSKPTFENYSQTVNALDAVMEKSAQAHRYAQKKARGQLELDL, from the coding sequence ATGGCTCATTACACAACCATTAAAGAACTTTTATACGAAACCATTCATCGAAGCAAAAAAACAGTACCTCAAATTGCCGATGAGATGGGGATTTCGGCTAATTATTTGTATCGGGCTGGTTTGCCGACGGACGGTTCGGGCGTAAAATTTCCGCTTGAGTTTTTAGTTCCTTTAATGAAGACTACTAAAAATTACAATATCTTAAAACATCTGGCTCGATTGTGCGGCTTTATCCTGGTAAAAGAACCGCGATTTCGAGGATACCGCGGGGATGAGATTGACCTGGTTGACGAATACCAGGAAGTAACAACTAAAGCGGTGCGCTTACTTAAAACATTTTTATCAAAGCCCACATTCGAAAACTATAGCCAAACAGTAAATGCCCTGGATGCCGTAATGGAAAAAAGCGCGCAAGCGCACCGGTACGCACAAAAAAAGGCCAGAGGTCAATTGGAGCTGGATTTATGA
- a CDS encoding thymidine phosphorylase, producing the protein MLSMYEIIKKKRDGYVLAAEEIEFVIKGYTSGTIPDYQMSALLMAMFIRGLNKEESHVYTEALLHSGELVDLSEIPGVKVDKHSTGGVGDKVSIVLAPIVAAAGVPVPMISGRGLGHTGGTLDKLESIPQFRVNLEIDEFKSILKKVGACLIGQTETIVPADKKIYALRDVTATIESIPLITGSIMSKKIAEGINALVLDIKTGSGAFMREYDQARELARQLILTGERFGVHTLAYLTNMDQPLGRAVGNWLEIMECMDVLNGGGPQDLIDITITLAGAMIFLGQKAPSIEEGKQKAKELLSSGAAREKFLEIVKAQNGDAYFLLQPETYPQSKYSQDVLADQDGFVKRIDALEVGLTAVSLGAGRQKSDDQIDPKAGIVIHKKAGEEVQKGQPVMTVFTDRKAVLESVVQRLRQAVTYQATKPEPEPLIFEFLDKDSF; encoded by the coding sequence ATGCTGAGCATGTATGAGATTATTAAAAAGAAAAGAGACGGTTACGTTTTAGCGGCAGAAGAAATTGAATTTGTGATCAAAGGTTATACCTCCGGAACCATTCCTGATTATCAGATGTCGGCTCTTTTAATGGCCATGTTCATTCGCGGGCTGAATAAGGAAGAATCGCACGTTTATACAGAAGCCCTGCTGCATTCAGGCGAATTGGTGGATTTGAGCGAAATTCCCGGCGTCAAAGTCGATAAGCACAGCACGGGCGGGGTGGGCGACAAAGTCTCCATCGTGCTGGCGCCGATTGTAGCGGCGGCCGGCGTTCCGGTGCCCATGATTTCCGGGCGAGGATTGGGACATACCGGCGGAACGCTGGATAAGCTGGAAAGCATTCCGCAATTCCGGGTTAATCTGGAGATCGATGAATTTAAATCCATCTTGAAAAAAGTGGGCGCCTGTTTAATCGGCCAGACAGAAACCATAGTGCCGGCCGATAAAAAAATCTACGCCCTGCGCGATGTAACGGCAACCATTGAATCCATTCCGTTAATTACCGGCAGCATCATGAGTAAGAAAATCGCAGAGGGCATCAATGCTCTGGTACTGGATATTAAAACCGGTTCCGGCGCTTTTATGCGCGAATACGATCAGGCCAGAGAGCTGGCGCGACAGTTAATCCTGACAGGCGAACGCTTTGGCGTCCATACTCTGGCTTATTTGACAAACATGGATCAGCCGCTGGGCCGGGCGGTTGGCAACTGGCTGGAAATCATGGAGTGCATGGATGTGCTGAACGGCGGCGGTCCGCAGGATTTAATCGATATTACCATAACCCTGGCCGGAGCCATGATCTTTTTAGGCCAAAAAGCGCCAAGCATTGAAGAAGGTAAACAAAAGGCCAAAGAGTTGTTAAGCTCCGGCGCGGCGCGCGAAAAATTTCTGGAAATTGTCAAGGCTCAAAATGGAGACGCCTATTTTCTTTTACAGCCCGAAACCTATCCGCAGTCCAAATACAGTCAGGATGTGCTGGCAGATCAGGACGGCTTTGTTAAGCGCATCGATGCGCTGGAAGTTGGTCTGACGGCCGTATCTCTTGGCGCGGGGCGTCAGAAATCCGACGATCAGATCGATCCCAAAGCCGGTATTGTCATCCATAAAAAGGCCGGTGAAGAAGTGCAAAAAGGCCAGCCTGTCATGACCGTTTTTACCGACCGGAAAGCCGTTCTTGAGTCGGTGGTGCAGCGACTGCGGCAGGCCGTTACGTACCAGGCCACAAAACCAGAACCCGAGCCTTTGATTTTCGAGTTTTTAGATAAAGATAGTTTTTGA
- a CDS encoding phBC6A51 family helix-turn-helix protein, translated as MEIKREVMAKNLLPQAERLYIREGKSIENIATALGVSRTTLYRWKKERNWDERKYEMETSAQFVSEKLMKLLADDVRNLQKLDAKSVDRIVKAIKSIKSLDNEVDILGSTLLVMEQLAYYLQQKNAQLYEKLQELLPDFLVYMRERYKTG; from the coding sequence ATGGAAATTAAAAGGGAAGTAATGGCCAAAAATCTGTTGCCTCAGGCGGAGCGCCTGTACATTCGTGAAGGAAAATCGATTGAAAATATTGCCACGGCCCTGGGCGTTAGCCGCACCACGCTTTACCGCTGGAAAAAAGAACGCAACTGGGACGAACGCAAATACGAAATGGAAACATCCGCACAGTTTGTTAGCGAAAAGCTGATGAAACTTTTGGCGGACGATGTGCGCAACCTGCAAAAGTTAGACGCCAAAAGCGTGGATCGCATCGTTAAGGCTATTAAAAGCATTAAAAGCCTGGATAATGAAGTGGATATTTTGGGCAGCACCTTGCTTGTAATGGAGCAGCTGGCCTATTACCTGCAACAGAAAAACGCCCAACTTTATGAAAAGCTGCAAGAATTACTGCCCGATTTTTTAGTTTATATGCGCGAAAGATATAAAACGGGATAA
- the queG gene encoding tRNA epoxyqueuosine(34) reductase QueG: MTKENLTRAIKQIAMELKFDRVGIAQAEKTPGAAQLDEWLAQGKHGEMLWMEKYRDIRKDIRKFFPQARSIIMVALNYYTPYQIKDNPHTAKISRYAWGSDYHKILKKKLKRFLSELKKIDDGMEGRAFVDSAPVMEKQWAVLAGIGWQGKNTNVLTRDMGSWFFLGGLAVNRELIYDRPLQDYCGSCNACVEACPTDALKPYELDANRCISYLTIEYRDKPIPTELGGKLHNWVFGCDICQDVCPWNRFARETEEQRFHPKQPVLVNPPLTFLQKLSPKDFDMLFAGTPVRRARYANFKRNVQTVMDSRPGQDKKA, translated from the coding sequence ATGACAAAAGAAAACTTAACCCGAGCGATTAAGCAAATCGCCATGGAATTAAAGTTTGACAGGGTCGGCATTGCGCAGGCCGAAAAAACGCCGGGCGCCGCACAACTGGACGAATGGCTTGCCCAGGGCAAACACGGCGAGATGCTCTGGATGGAAAAATACCGCGACATACGCAAAGACATTCGTAAGTTTTTTCCGCAAGCCAGATCGATTATCATGGTTGCCTTAAACTACTACACGCCCTACCAGATTAAAGACAACCCACACACGGCCAAAATCAGCCGTTATGCCTGGGGCAGCGACTACCACAAAATCTTAAAAAAGAAATTGAAACGCTTTTTATCCGAATTAAAAAAAATAGATGACGGCATGGAGGGCCGGGCCTTTGTCGATTCCGCGCCGGTCATGGAAAAACAATGGGCGGTGCTGGCCGGTATTGGCTGGCAGGGAAAAAACACCAATGTGCTGACGCGCGACATGGGCTCCTGGTTTTTTCTGGGAGGCCTTGCCGTTAACCGCGAGCTGATTTACGATCGGCCGCTTCAAGACTATTGCGGCAGCTGCAACGCCTGTGTTGAGGCCTGTCCAACCGACGCGCTAAAGCCCTATGAACTCGATGCTAACCGCTGCATCTCTTATTTAACCATCGAATACCGCGATAAACCCATCCCCACTGAATTGGGCGGCAAACTGCATAATTGGGTATTCGGCTGCGATATTTGCCAGGATGTTTGTCCCTGGAACCGATTCGCCAGAGAGACTGAAGAACAGCGCTTTCATCCCAAACAGCCTGTATTGGTTAACCCGCCGCTGACTTTTCTGCAAAAGTTGTCGCCCAAAGATTTTGACATGTTGTTTGCCGGGACACCGGTGCGTCGCGCCAGATATGCCAACTTTAAGCGCAACGTGCAGACGGTGATGGATAGCCGGCCGGGGCAAGATAAAAAGGCTTAG
- the terL gene encoding phage terminase large subunit: MAKKISVREYDRRAEELIRRIRAEAKPFPDDTPEGKVKRRNRARQDFFYFCKTYLPHHFEEDFDRHQKQCEKLIHIWNEIIQIMAFRGWGKSTFFITAYGLYATLYKLNPYIIVVSDTEDQAAEQMLTVKVELEENPRIKQDFGDLQSHDWAEEDFTTTSGVKWKAFGYKSKILGRRYMQYRPGIAFVDDFENEESVKNPAQTKKRLEYIYNQLFPAMAKKFQIFYLCTRLARYCVAGELEKNKEIKTFLLPAENNKGRATCPQRFPLTRLKKVRKVIGIIAYSKQYLLRILSDETRPFQDQWIVRINRPEEKYKRIAAFIDPSVGATRKNDFKSVVFVGWTDKYYDVIYSWIKQASIDRMIRRTYTLYDEIRPHRIGLETNGFQILLKKEFIRAAKEEGFHLPIKTVVQKENKELRIERLSPLVENGLIRFVQGAGDNELLIEQLLDFPDGAHDDGPDALEGAIRLLEQITGRTGETEITII; the protein is encoded by the coding sequence ATGGCAAAAAAGATAAGCGTAAGAGAATACGATCGACGAGCTGAGGAACTTATTAGGCGCATAAGAGCCGAGGCGAAGCCTTTTCCTGATGATACGCCAGAAGGCAAGGTCAAACGTCGCAATCGAGCCAGGCAGGATTTTTTTTATTTTTGCAAAACTTATCTTCCTCACCATTTTGAGGAGGATTTTGACCGCCACCAGAAGCAGTGCGAAAAATTAATTCACATCTGGAACGAAATCATTCAGATAATGGCCTTTAGAGGATGGGGAAAATCGACTTTTTTCATAACAGCGTATGGATTATATGCCACGCTTTATAAATTAAATCCTTATATCATCGTGGTAAGCGATACAGAAGATCAGGCCGCAGAGCAGATGCTAACTGTGAAGGTAGAGCTGGAAGAAAATCCACGCATTAAGCAGGATTTTGGCGATTTGCAGAGCCATGATTGGGCAGAAGAAGATTTTACCACCACCAGCGGCGTTAAGTGGAAGGCCTTTGGATATAAGAGCAAAATTTTAGGTCGCCGATATATGCAGTACCGCCCTGGCATTGCTTTTGTGGATGATTTTGAGAACGAAGAAAGCGTTAAAAATCCGGCTCAAACCAAAAAAAGATTAGAATATATTTACAACCAGTTATTTCCTGCTATGGCAAAAAAATTTCAGATATTTTATTTATGCACGCGCCTTGCTCGCTACTGTGTGGCCGGAGAGCTGGAGAAAAATAAAGAGATTAAAACTTTTTTGCTACCTGCAGAAAACAACAAAGGGCGCGCGACCTGCCCGCAGCGCTTTCCACTGACGCGCCTTAAAAAGGTTCGCAAAGTTATTGGCATAATAGCCTATTCTAAACAATATCTTTTAAGAATATTGTCAGACGAAACGCGCCCCTTTCAGGATCAATGGATTGTGCGCATTAACCGACCGGAAGAAAAATACAAACGCATCGCCGCCTTTATTGATCCCAGCGTTGGGGCCACACGCAAAAACGATTTTAAATCCGTGGTGTTTGTGGGATGGACGGACAAATACTACGACGTTATTTATAGCTGGATAAAACAGGCCAGCATCGACCGCATGATTCGTCGTACCTATACGCTCTATGACGAGATCCGCCCACATCGCATTGGACTGGAGACGAATGGTTTTCAGATTTTGCTCAAAAAAGAATTTATTCGCGCCGCAAAGGAAGAGGGCTTTCACTTACCTATTAAAACGGTTGTGCAAAAGGAAAATAAAGAATTGCGCATCGAGCGTCTTTCGCCCCTGGTGGAAAACGGCTTAATCCGCTTTGTGCAGGGCGCTGGCGATAACGAGCTGCTCATTGAACAATTGCTGGATTTTCCGGATGGCGCGCACGACGATGGCCCGGACGCGCTGGAAGGCGCCATCCGGCTTTTAGAACAGATTACTGGCCGTACAGGAGAAACAGAGATTACAATAATTTAA
- the rsgA gene encoding ribosome small subunit-dependent GTPase A — protein sequence MGRLTKKQKRRIRHFLKAKAGIDQKKEIIHSGDVPKYIARHIPFIRRLARNIDQLLIVSSFVEPPIKTGLIDRFLVLAELEQLKAIICLNKIDLLEDLSEAQEIAEMYRKIGYPVYLTSASSGEGIHELFEALKGHDTALAGHSGVGKSSLLNAMAPELKIHVNEVSPSTKKGRHTTTRVKVYEMAPATRVIDLPGLKLLDFIDIHYAEARLFYREFVELADNCKFNDCQHITEDQCAVKEALARGEVHPLRYESYLNLVDSLKNFA from the coding sequence ATGGGCCGTTTAACAAAAAAACAAAAGCGACGCATCCGCCATTTTCTTAAAGCCAAGGCGGGCATCGATCAAAAAAAAGAGATCATCCACAGCGGCGATGTGCCCAAATACATTGCCCGTCACATTCCTTTTATTCGGCGTCTGGCCAGGAATATTGATCAACTGCTCATTGTCAGCTCTTTTGTGGAGCCGCCGATAAAAACCGGCCTGATCGATCGTTTTCTGGTGCTGGCTGAGCTGGAGCAATTAAAAGCCATTATTTGTCTGAATAAGATTGACTTGCTGGAAGATTTGTCAGAAGCGCAGGAAATAGCCGAAATGTATCGCAAGATCGGCTACCCGGTCTATTTAACCTCGGCCAGCAGCGGCGAAGGAATTCACGAACTTTTTGAGGCTTTAAAGGGGCACGACACAGCTCTGGCCGGCCATTCTGGCGTTGGGAAAAGCAGTCTGTTAAACGCCATGGCGCCTGAGCTTAAAATTCATGTCAACGAAGTAAGTCCTTCCACTAAAAAGGGGCGCCATACTACCACGCGCGTTAAGGTGTACGAAATGGCTCCTGCCACACGCGTCATCGATCTGCCCGGCTTGAAATTGCTGGATTTTATTGATATTCATTATGCCGAAGCTCGCCTTTTTTACAGGGAGTTTGTCGAGCTTGCCGACAACTGCAAGTTTAACGACTGCCAGCACATTACGGAAGATCAGTGCGCCGTAAAAGAAGCTCTGGCTCGCGGCGAGGTGCATCCCCTGCGTTACGAATCGTATCTTAACCTGGTTGATTCATTAAAGAATTTTGCCTGA
- a CDS encoding DUF2085 domain-containing protein, producing the protein MKRSFYLKLLLVGLLVLNLLNALAPLLVGSSHALFQWIGTGIYFLLDPACHQQPERSFFIKGLPMALCVRCTFIYLGMAAGLVMIMLKKRLFLPEAVYVSFLIFLILEIGTEAVGLYSNFKILRSISGLVSGILLIIFLITIVPERVFKKGKQ; encoded by the coding sequence ATGAAACGTTCTTTTTATCTGAAATTGCTGTTAGTGGGATTGTTAGTTCTCAATTTGTTAAATGCTCTGGCGCCCCTGCTGGTCGGCAGCTCTCACGCGCTTTTTCAGTGGATCGGAACGGGCATCTATTTTTTATTGGATCCGGCCTGTCATCAACAACCGGAACGGTCGTTTTTTATTAAGGGTCTGCCCATGGCGTTGTGTGTTCGTTGTACCTTCATTTACCTGGGCATGGCTGCGGGGTTGGTAATGATTATGCTGAAAAAACGCCTTTTCCTGCCAGAGGCTGTTTATGTTTCGTTTTTGATCTTTTTAATCCTTGAGATTGGTACGGAAGCTGTTGGACTTTACTCAAATTTTAAAATACTCAGAAGTATTAGCGGACTGGTTTCCGGAATACTTTTAATCATTTTTTTAATAACGATCGTGCCGGAGCGGGTTTTTAAGAAAGGAAAGCAATGA
- a CDS encoding peptidoglycan recognition family protein, whose protein sequence is MRPIRKIIIHCTDSEWGNVQAIDAWHKQRGWDGIGYHFLIGNVYPEYQNIKNLHPVPEHDGLILEGRPIEKMGAHCRGHNYDSIGVALVGVKTFSKAQLYSLINLLKLLMKQFQIDVDQIYGHYEFDPLKSCPNIDVEWFKKMLNF, encoded by the coding sequence ATGCGCCCTATACGAAAAATAATAATCCATTGCACCGATAGCGAATGGGGCAATGTGCAGGCCATCGACGCCTGGCATAAGCAGCGCGGCTGGGATGGCATCGGCTATCATTTTTTGATCGGCAACGTGTATCCGGAATATCAAAATATTAAAAATTTACATCCGGTTCCGGAACATGACGGCCTGATTCTGGAAGGGCGCCCTATTGAAAAAATGGGCGCTCATTGCCGCGGCCATAATTACGATTCCATTGGCGTGGCGCTGGTAGGCGTAAAAACCTTTAGCAAAGCGCAGCTTTACAGCCTGATAAATTTATTAAAATTGCTGATGAAGCAGTTCCAGATAGATGTTGATCAAATTTACGGGCATTACGAATTTGATCCTTTAAAGAGCTGCCCAAATATTGATGTGGAATGGTTTAAAAAAATGTTGAATTTTTAA
- a CDS encoding DNA cytosine methyltransferase — protein sequence MYKVLNLYAGIGGNRKLWTNVHVTAVEINSQIAEIYQDYFPDDKVIVADAHQYLLAHYKEYDFIWSSPPCETHSKIRRANVLNKNGVSAEAKYPDMTLYQEVIFLKNFMPHGKKWVVENVIPYYQPLIPAKKIGRHLFWTNFQIQNIKYKAKDRIDYVGMNKRFGFDLSKYSLNFKRKCLRNAVDPELGLHILNLALGRIDKVNAIQTTIFDILKE from the coding sequence ATGTATAAAGTATTAAACTTGTATGCAGGAATAGGCGGCAATCGAAAACTATGGACGAATGTCCATGTTACAGCGGTTGAAATTAATTCCCAAATAGCAGAAATATATCAGGATTATTTTCCAGATGATAAAGTTATTGTTGCCGACGCTCACCAATATCTTTTAGCACATTACAAAGAATATGATTTTATATGGAGCTCTCCCCCGTGTGAAACACACTCAAAAATTCGTCGGGCAAATGTATTGAATAAAAATGGCGTTAGCGCAGAGGCAAAATATCCAGATATGACTTTATATCAGGAAGTGATTTTCTTAAAAAATTTTATGCCACATGGTAAAAAATGGGTGGTTGAAAATGTGATTCCTTATTACCAGCCTTTAATTCCGGCTAAAAAAATTGGACGTCATTTATTCTGGACAAATTTCCAGATTCAAAATATTAAATACAAAGCAAAAGATCGTATTGATTATGTTGGCATGAACAAAAGATTCGGATTCGATTTATCAAAATATTCTTTAAATTTCAAACGCAAATGCTTACGTAATGCTGTTGATCCAGAATTAGGCTTACATATACTAAATTTAGCTCTTGGACGAATTGATAAAGTAAACGCAATCCAAACAACAATATTTGATATTTTAAAAGAATAG